The nucleotide sequence CATCGGCTACAACTCCTCCGTGCAGACCGCCCAGGTCGAGGAGGGGTGGGTGACCATCGCGCCGGTGCACATCGGCGACGACGCGTTCGTGGGGGCCAACGCCCTCCTGCAGCCGGGCACCCGGATCGAGGACGGTGCCCGCCTGGCCGAGCAGTCCCTGGCCTCCCGCAACCAGACGATCCCCGCCGGCGAGCACTGGCTGGGCTCCCCGGCCCGGCCCGGTGACGGGGACGACGAGCTGCTCGAGCGGATGGAGCGGCGCCCGCTGCCCAGCGGCCGCTGGCCCGCCCCGCTGGCGGCCGGCCTGCTCCTGGGCTGGCTGGTCCTCGAGCTGATGCCCTTCGTCCTGGTGCTCCCGTCCTTCCTGATGATCTGGGCCGCGGCCCTGGAGTTCGGCCTCCCCGTGGGGCTCGCCCTCACCCCGGCGGTCGGTGTCGTCTACGTGCTCACGGTCTGCGCCGTGGTCGCGGGCGGCCGGAAGATCGTCCTGCGCCGCACGCCCACCGGCATCCACCCCGTGCGCAGCGGGCTCGGCGTGCGCAAGTGGATGGCGGACCAGCTGCTCTCCACCAGCCTGGAGAGCACCAACGCCCTGTACGCCACGATGTACACGGTCCCCTGGCTGCGCGCCCTGGGCGCCAAGGTCGGCCCTCGCTCCGAGGTCTCCACGGTCGGCCACATCGACCCGGACCTCCTCACCCTCGGCGAGGGAAGCTTCGTCGCGGACATGGCCAGCGTGGGCAGCGCCGTCTACCACCACGGTCACCTGTACATGGAGCGCACCGTGGTGGGCGACCGCTCGTTCGTGGGCAACGCCGCGTTCGTGCCCTCGGGCACCCGGATGGGCGAGGGCTCCCTGGTGGGCGTCGCCTCGGTGCCCCCGGCCGACGTGCCGGACGGCACGTCCTGGCTGGGCTCGCCCGCCATGTTCCTGCCCCGCCGGCAGGACAGCGGCAACTACGACGAGAGCCTCACCTTCCGGCCCTCGCGCGGCAAGGTGGCGGCCCGCCTCGTCATCGAGGCGCTGCGCATCACGGTCCCGCCGGCGCTGATCGGGCTGATCGGCTACCTGGGCCTGCTCGCCTCGGTCGCCCTGGTGCCCGAGCTGACGCTGCTCGGCTTCGTGGCCGTGCTGCCCCTCGTCGCGCTGGCCACCGGCCTGACCGTGGTCCTCGCCGTCGTCGTCCTGAAGTGGGCGATCGTGGGCCGGTACCGCCAGCGCGTCGAGCCGCTGTGGGACAACTTCGTCCGGCGCAGCGAGTTCGTCACCGGCGTGTACGAGTCCGCGGCGGTCCCCGCCCTCATCGGCGGTCTCGTGGGCACGCCCCTGATCGGCCCGGTCCTGCGCCTGTTCGGCGCGCAGATCGGCCGGCGGACGTACATCGGCACCACCTACCTGACCGAGTTCGACCTCGTCCACATCGGCGACGACGCCGCCGTCTCGACGGACGTGTCGCTGCAGACGCACCTCTTCGAGGACCGCGTGATGAAGATGTCCCACGTGGAGATCCTGCCCGGGGCCTCCGTCGGTGCGCGCTCGATCGTGCTCTACGACACGACGGTCGGCGCGGGTGCCTCGGTGGACGCCCTGTCGCTGGTGATGAAGGGCGAGCAGCTGCTGCCCCACACCGCCTGGCGCGGCATCCCGGTGCGGTCGGCCACGGCCGCCCTGACCTCGGGACGATGACCCGGCCATGACCGCCCAGTGGACGTCCCCGCGACCCGGCAGCGGGTCGCGGGGACGCCGTTGCCCCGCCGCCGGGCACGCACCGGCCGGGACGGCTCAGGGCGGGACGGCTCCGTGCGGGAGCGCGTCAGGCGCTGCGCATGTGGCCCATCAGCTGGGTGATCTGGGGGGAGGGCGGCGCTCCGAGCTCGTCGGCCATCGTGCTGCAGAAGCTGCGGAACGTCTGCAGGGCCGGGGCGTTGTTGCCGAGACCCAGGTCCGCCTCGATCGACACGCGGACCGCGCTCTCCCGCAGCGGGTCCAGGGCCCGGACGTTGTCGGCGAGCACGTGGGCCCGGTAGAAGTCGCGGTGCTCCAGGGAGAGCCGGGCGAGGTGCTCCACGGCGTTGACGTACAGGGTCCGCAGCCGGTCCTGCTCGGCCATCACCCAGCCGTCGTACCAGCCGGGCAGAAGCTGGGCGCCGTCGGGGGACAGGAACCAGGGGTCCTCCGTCACGGGCGCCGTGGCGGTGGCCGCCCGGTCCAGGGACGCGCGCAGCTCGTGCAGGTCCACGGTGACCGTTTCGGCCAGGGCGATGTTGTTGCCGCGGGCCCCGACGGCTCCGGGCACCTGGCGCGAGATGTTGAAGACGGTGGTGCGCAGGCTGCCCATCGCGCGCTCCGCGGTCCGGTCGGGCCACAGCAGCTCGCCGAGGAACCGGCGCGGCTTGGGACCGAGGACGGCGAGCGCGGCCAGCAGGCGCTGCTGCCGGTGGCCCAGGGCCAGCACGGTGCCGTCGAGCTCGACCTCGACGTTGCCGAGAAGCCGCAGCCTGATCGAGTGTTCCCCATCCATTGTCATGATCCCCCACTGTCATGATCACTGTCCCCGGTGCGCCCGGAGCCTGCCTTCCCCCGAAGGCCGTGGTCCGAGCACCGTCCTCTCCGGTCCCGCGGACCAGGATCCAGGTCCGCCGCGAGAGAGGGTTCAGGCACCGATGATCCCGGGCAACGCCCCGTGAGTCAAAAGCGAACGCCCGGAGTGCGTCAAAAGCAAACGAAAACCCAGGCGGCCGGCACACGACCCCGGTGGAGGGTGGTGCGCAGGACCGCACCGTGGTATACGACTGATCCCCGGACCGGCGGTGCCGGCCGGGGCACGAGCTCAGGAGTTCTACCGATGACCGACCAGCGACCCGTCACGGGCGTCCGCACGGACCCCCTCGGGAACATCGTCGCCCTGTGCAATCCCGCGGAGGTGTGGTCCCCGCGGTCGACCACCCGGATCATCCGGGACATCGAGAGCGAGGTCCACCTCTACTACGTCCCGGGGTCGTCGGGGCAGCTGCGGGTCCGCGTGGTGTCCGCCGGGTGCGAGAAGCGGCTGTGGGCCGCCCCGGAGGACACCGTGTGCAACAACCTGCACGACCTCCCGTCCGTCTGATCCGCACGGACTGGTCCGCACGGACTGGTCCGCACGGGCCGATCCGCGCGGCACGGGGTGCCCGGGCGCGTCCCGGCGCCCCGTGCCCGGGCACCCCGTCGTCACGCGGGGCGCGGGCTCACAGGAAGCGCACGAGGTCCGCCGCGATGCCCGTGTAGGTGGCCGGGGTCAGCCCGGACAGCCGCTGCTCCGCGGCCGGGGACAGGCCCAGGCCCGCCACGAACTCCTGGAGCCGGGCGGCGTCCACCCGGCGGCCGCGGGTCAGGTCCTTGAGGCGCTCGTAGGGGTTGTCCATGCCCTCGACGCCGGCGATCGCCTCGGCGCGCATGACCATCTGGACCGCCTCCGCGAGGACCTCCCAGTTCGCGTCGAGATCGGCGGCCAGGACCGCCTCCGCCACGTCGAGGCGGGCCAGGCCCTTGCTCACGTTGGAGACCGCGAGCAGGGAGTGCCCGAAGGCCACGCCGATGTTGCGCTGGGACGAGGAGTCGGTGAGGTCGCGCTGCCACCGGGACGTCACGAGCGTGGCGCCGAGGGCGTCCAGCAGGGCGTTGGAGAGCTCGAGGTTCGCCTCGGCGTTCTCGAAGCGGATGGGGTTGACCTTGTGCGGCATGGTGGAGGAGCCGGTGGCGCCCTCCACCGGGATCTGCTGGAAGTAGCCGATCGAGATGTAGGACCAGACGTCGGTGCAGAAGTTGTGCAGGATCCGGTTGAACCGGGCGAGGTCGGCGTAGAGCTCGGCCTGCCAGTCGTGGGACTCGATCTGGGTGGTCAGCGGGTTCCAGGACAGGCCCAGGCCCTCCACGAACTCGCGCGAGACCTCCGTCCAGTCCGCGTCCGGGACGGACGCGTAGTGGGCGGCGTAGGTGCCCGTGGCGCCGTTGATCTTCCCCAGGTACTCGGTGCGCTCGATCCGGGACAGCTGGCGGCCCAGGCGGTGGGCGACCACCGCCATCTCCTTGCCCAGCGTGGTGGGCGTGGCGGGCTGGCCGTGGGTGCGGGAAAGCATGGGGGTCTCCGCCGCGGACCCGGCCAGCGCCGCGACGTCGGCCACGAGCGCCCGGGCCGCGGGCAGCCACACGTCGGTCGTGGCGTCCTTGACTCCCAGGGCCCACGCCAGGTTGTTGATGTCCTCGGAGGTGCAGCCGAAGTGCACGAGGGGGACCAGGTGCTCCAGTCCCAGGGCGGGCAGCCGGCGGCCGATGTAGTACTCCACGGCCTTGACGTCGTGGACCGTCACGGCCTCGATCTCCGCGAGCTCCGCGACCGCGTCCGTGTCGAAGTCCGTGACGATCCGGCGCAGCCCCGCGGTCTGCTCCTCGGTCAGGGGCGCCAGCCCCGGCAGCACCGACCGCTCGGCGAGGTGCAGGAACCACTCGACCTCCACGTGCACGCGGTTGCGGTTGAGGGCGGCCTCGGAGAGGTGGTCGACCAGGGGCGCGACCACGGGCTGGTAGCGGCCGTCGAGGGGCCCCAGCGCGACGGGCGGGACGGCGGCGGCGAGCGCCGCGCGCCCTGAGGACAGGATGCGATCGGTGTTGGGCATGGGCACATTCTTCCACGGCCCCCGCGCGCTCCCGGGCGGACGAATTGTCGTCCGCCGCCAACTTTCGCGGAACCCGGTTGTAGCTTTCGCCCCGAAAAGCAGCGGGTCGTCCGGAGGGGCGTCATCGACCGGGGGAACCCCGGGGGTGCGGGGATAGCATGACCTCCATGAGTACCAGCGACGCTACCCGCACCCTGGCCGGCACCGCCCCGGCCTCGGGCCCGGCCACCGCCACCACCCCGGCGGTCCGGCCGCGCCCGGCTCTGTCCCGACTTCCCCGCTACGCGGCCGGCAAGCCCCCGGTCGTGGTGGACGGGCTCGTGTCCTACAAGCTGTCCTCCAACGAGAACCCGTTCGGGCCCGTGCCCGCCGTCAAGGAGGTCCTCGCCGGCTGGGATGCGGTGCACCGCTACCCCGAGACGACCTCCGCGGAGCTGCGGGAGGTGCTCGGCGAGTTCCTCGGCGTTCCCGCCGAGGACATCGTCACCGGCGCCGGCAGCCTCGGCGCGCTCAACCAGCTGCTCGGCGCCTTCGTGGGCGCCGGCGAGGACGGCACCCCGGACGAGGTGGTGCACGCCTGGCGCTCCTTCGAGGCCTACCCGATCAGCATCGGGCTCTCCGGCGGGCTGGGCGTCCCGGTCCCGAACCGCCGCGACGGCTCCCACGACCTCGAGGCCATGGCCGCCGCGGTCACCGCCCGGACGAAGGTCGTGCTGC is from Kocuria rosea and encodes:
- a CDS encoding AfsR/SARP family transcriptional regulator, whose protein sequence is MDGEHSIRLRLLGNVEVELDGTVLALGHRQQRLLAALAVLGPKPRRFLGELLWPDRTAERAMGSLRTTVFNISRQVPGAVGARGNNIALAETVTVDLHELRASLDRAATATAPVTEDPWFLSPDGAQLLPGWYDGWVMAEQDRLRTLYVNAVEHLARLSLEHRDFYRAHVLADNVRALDPLRESAVRVSIEADLGLGNNAPALQTFRSFCSTMADELGAPPSPQITQLMGHMRSA
- the purB gene encoding adenylosuccinate lyase: MPNTDRILSSGRAALAAAVPPVALGPLDGRYQPVVAPLVDHLSEAALNRNRVHVEVEWFLHLAERSVLPGLAPLTEEQTAGLRRIVTDFDTDAVAELAEIEAVTVHDVKAVEYYIGRRLPALGLEHLVPLVHFGCTSEDINNLAWALGVKDATTDVWLPAARALVADVAALAGSAAETPMLSRTHGQPATPTTLGKEMAVVAHRLGRQLSRIERTEYLGKINGATGTYAAHYASVPDADWTEVSREFVEGLGLSWNPLTTQIESHDWQAELYADLARFNRILHNFCTDVWSYISIGYFQQIPVEGATGSSTMPHKVNPIRFENAEANLELSNALLDALGATLVTSRWQRDLTDSSSQRNIGVAFGHSLLAVSNVSKGLARLDVAEAVLAADLDANWEVLAEAVQMVMRAEAIAGVEGMDNPYERLKDLTRGRRVDAARLQEFVAGLGLSPAAEQRLSGLTPATYTGIAADLVRFL